In the Hordeum vulgare subsp. vulgare chromosome 7H, MorexV3_pseudomolecules_assembly, whole genome shotgun sequence genome, one interval contains:
- the LOC123407163 gene encoding GDP-mannose 4,6 dehydratase 1-like — protein sequence MADSSTTPHSNGGTVAVAVAEEEEAPTVPRSPAPPRKVALVTGITGQDGSYLTELLLSKGYEVHGLIRRSSNFNTQRLDHIYHDPHATPSAARPPMRLHYADLSDSSSLRRALDHVLPDEVYNLAAQSHVAVSFEVPDYTADVTATGALRLLEAVRLSAKPMRYYQAGSSEMFGSTPPPQSEATPFHPRSPYAAAKVAAHWYTVNYREAYGIFACNGVLFNHESPRRGENFVTRKITRAIGRIKVGLQTKVFLGNLSAARDWGFAGDYVEAMWLMLQQDKPDDYVVATEECHTVEEFLQAAFGYAGLNWKDHVVIDKKYFRPSEVDCLQGDSSKSRRVLGWKPKVGFQQLVEMMVDNDIELAKKEKVLVDAGYRDPKQQP from the coding sequence ATGGCCGACTCCTCCACCACGCCGCACTCCAACGGCGgcaccgtcgccgtcgccgtcgccgaggaggaggaggcccccaCCGTGCCCCGCTCCCCGGCGCCACCGCGGAAGGTGGCGCTGGTGACGGGCATCACGGGGCAGGACGGGAGCTACCTGACGGAGCTGCTCCTGTCCAAGGGGTACGAGGTGCACGGCCTCATCCGCCGCTCCTCCAACTTCAACACCCAGCGCCTCGACCACATCTACCACGACCCGCACGCCACCCcctccgccgcccgcccgccGATGCGCCTCCACTACGCCGACCTCTCCGACTCCTCCTCCCTCCGCCGCGCGCTCGACCACGTCCTCCCCGACGAGGTCTACAACCTCGCCGCCCAGTCCCACGTCGCCGTCTCCTTCGAGGTCCCCGACTACACCGCCGACGTCACCGCCACCGGCGCGCTCCGCCTCCTCGAGGCCGTCCGCCTCTCCGCCAAGCCCATGCGCTACTACCAGGCCGGGTCCTCCGAGATGTTCGGCTCCACGCCGCCGCCGCAGAGCGAGGCCACGCCCTTCCACCCGCGCTCCCCCTACGCCGCCGCCAAGGTCGCCGCGCACTGGTACACCGTCAACTACCGCGAGGCCTACGGCATCTTCGCCTGCAACGGCGTGCTCTTCAACCACGAGTCCCCACGCCGCGGCGAGAACTTCGTCACCCGCAAGATCACCCGCGCCATCGGCCGCATCAAGGTCGGGCTCCAGACCAAGGTCTTCCTCGGCAACCTCTCCGCCGCCAGGGATTGGGGCTTCGCCGGGGATTACGTCGAGGCCATGTGGCTCATGCTCCAGCAGGACAAGCCTGATGACTATGTCGTCGCCACCGAGGAGTGCCACACCGTGGAGGAGTTCTTGCAGGCCGCCTTTGGGTACGCCGGCCTCAACTGGAAGGATCATGTGGTCATCGACAAGAAGTACTTTCGCCCTTCCGAGGTGGACTGCCTTCAGGGAGATTCATCCAAGTCGAGGAGAGTGCTTGGGTGGAAGCCCAAGGTTGGCTTCCAGCAGCTTGTTGAGATGATGGTTGATAACGACATCGAGCTTGCCAAGAAGGAGAAGGTCCTTGTGGATGCTGGGTACCGCGACCCCAAGCAGCAGCCATAG
- the LOC123407162 gene encoding uncharacterized protein LOC123407162: MAPSPTPPAAATPQDAEPPEVQSPDADTPPPAPHTDADADAAPLPDAEAPKPDSPAAPQPHLPEGILEDIFLRLPTAGDVARASAACSAFRAITSGQPFRRRFRALHRAPLLGFLREDFYPARAPHPSAPAARALAGAADFAFSFLPGDADCWSPRDARDGRVLFSAVPASHGRGSFADATSTTFVDLVVADPLSRRCARVPPVPDGLASPVLRCGMLDFEPFLAPATAEDLRDEDAPFRVIGKVLCEDRVAVFAFSSRTGEWRSHGSSDLSNDFALDALYERRHYVQGCFCWLLEWMEKLLMLDAGTMEFSILDLPPGNDERRFAILEAGQGRIGLLNIGRNTLDLYYKAWPSKRGGAQAWQHETKDHPLPDYHWRIIGSDEEYLLLRGISLDWPWFGSASSESPDIEYFALELKALRLERMYVSKHKMLHAHLYRGYPPQISAPTL; encoded by the coding sequence ATGGCCCCCTCCCCCACGCCGCCGGCAGCCGCCACCCCCCAGGACGCCGAGCCCCCGGAAGTCCAATCCCCGGACGCCGACACCCCACCGCCTGCCCCGCacaccgacgccgacgccgacgccgcaCCGCTGCCGGACGCCGAGGCCCCGAAACCCGACTCCCCTGCCGCGCCCCAGCCGCACCTCCCGGAGGGCATCCTGGAGGACATATTCCTGCGCCTGCCGACGGCGGGGGACGTGGCGCGGGCCTCGGCCGCCTGCTCCGCCTTCCGGGCCATCACGTCGGGGCAGCCCTTCCGGCGCCGCTTCCGCGCGCTCCACAGGGCCCCGCTCCTCGGCTTCCTCCGGGAGGACTTCTACCCGGCGCGGGCCCCGCACCCGTCCGCCCCGGCGGCCCGCGCCCTCGCGGGCGCCGCCGACTtcgccttctccttcctccccggCGACGCCGACTGCTGGAGCCCCCGCGACGCGCGCGACGGCCGCGTGCTCTTCTCCGCCGTCCCCGCCTCCCACGGCCGCGGCAGCTTCGCCGACGCCACGTCCACCACCTTCGTCGACCTCGTCGTCGCCGACCCGCTCTCCCGCCGCTGCGCCCGCGTCCCGCCCGTCCCCGACGGCCTCGCGTCCCCCGTCCTCCGCTGCGGCATGCTCGACTTCGAGCCCTTCCTCGCGCCCGCCACCGCCGAGGACCTGCGGGACGAGGACGCCCCCTTCAGGGTCATCGGCAAGGTGCTGTGCGAGGACAGGGTCGCCGTCTTCGCCTTCTCCTCCCGCACCGGCGAGTGGCGCAGCCACGGCTCCAGCGACCTGTCCAACGACTTTGCGCTGGACGCGCTCTACGAGCGGCGACACTACGTGCAGGGCTGCTTCTGCTGGCTGCTCGAGTGGATGGAGAAGCTGCTCATGCTCGACGCCGGCACCATGGAGTTCTCCATCCTCGACCTCCCGCCCGGCAACGACGAGAGGCGGTTCGCCATTCTGGAGGCGGGGCAGGGCAGGATTGGGCTGCTCAATATTGGGCGCAACACCTTGGACCTCTACTATAAGGCTTGGCCAAGCAAACGCGGTGGCGCCCAAGCGTGGCAACACGAGACAAAAGACCACCCTCTGCCTGACTATCACTGGCGCATCATAGGTTCTGATGAGGAGTACTTGCTCCTAAGAGGGATCTCGCTTGATTGGCCCTGGTTTGGGAGCGCTTCATCGGAGAGTCCGGATATAGAGTATTTTGCACTGGAGCTCAAGGCGTTGCGGCTCGAGAGGATGTATGTGTCCAAGCACAAAATGCTGCATGCTCACCTGTATAGGGGCTACCCGCCGCAGATCTCGGCACCAACTCTATGA